A genomic region of Eucalyptus grandis isolate ANBG69807.140 chromosome 5, ASM1654582v1, whole genome shotgun sequence contains the following coding sequences:
- the LOC104445579 gene encoding DNA oxidative demethylase ALKBH2: protein MNSLMRKLTANADPAPSTSSPSEFDPSESVRKGKSFDLGHGSEVFHVPRFFPAEQSWAWFDYLNKHVPWSRPTLRIFGRNLVQPRDSCYVAAEGLPAISYNGHSPRAYSWDDFPPLKDILDAVHKARPGSRFNSLVLNRYDGNNDYVSWHSDDEVLYGPTPEIASVTFGCEREFLLKKKPSKMSPASGDEPKSKRLRKSHDPDQHSFVLKHGSLLVMKGYTQRDWLHSVPKRAKPMSIRINLTFRCVLR, encoded by the exons ATGAACAGCTTGATGCGCAAACTGACGGCGAACGCCGACCCGGCACCGTCGACGTCGAGCCCTTCGGAGTTCGACCCGAGCGAGAGCGTGAGGAAGGGGAAAAGCTTCGATCTTGGGCATGGGAGCGAGGTCTTCCACGTGCCCCGCTTCTTCCCGGCGGAGCAGTCGTGGGCATGGTTCGATTACCTCAACAAGCACGTCCCTTGGTCCCGACCCACTCTCCGCATCTTCGGTCGCAATCTCGTCCAG CCCAGAGATTCGTGTTATGTAGCGGCGGAAGGATTGCCGGCGATCAGCTATAACGGGCACTCGCCTCGTGCTTATTCTTGGGACGATTTCCCTCCACTCAAGGACATCTTGGATGCA GTCCATAAAGCTCGTCCTGGAAGTAGATTCAATAGCTTGGTCCTAAACCGATACGACGGTAACAATGATTATGTGTCTTGGCATTCCGATGACGAGGTGCTCTATGGACCCACCCCAGAAATCGCCTCAGTTACGTTTGGATGCGAACGTGAATTTTTGCTAAAGAAAAAACCCAGTAAAATGTCTCCAG CATCTGGTGATGAGCCGAAGAGCAAGCGACTAAGGAAGAGCCATGACCCCGATCAGCACTCTTTCGTACTAAAACATGGATCGCTCCTCGTAATGAAAGGCTACACTCAGCGGGATTGGCTTCACTCGGTGCCAAAGCGAGCAAAACCGATGTCTATTCGAATCAATCTCACCTTCAGGTGTGTCCTACGATAG
- the LOC104445581 gene encoding LOW QUALITY PROTEIN: cellulose synthase-like protein E6 (The sequence of the model RefSeq protein was modified relative to this genomic sequence to represent the inferred CDS: inserted 1 base in 1 codon) — MAEKSNLPLFETKVFKNRLIFRLYTLSIVISICFIFYFRILHLPDSKTAEKLAWLGALFSELWFTFYWFIGIVVRWNPSYRRTFKDRLSQRYGNVLPGIDIFVCTADPVIEPPTMVINTVLSIMAYNYPSEKMSLYLSDDGGSDLTFYALLEASRFSKEWLPFCRNFNIEPRSPEAYFRKAVEPLNNSLGSKEWSSMKNLYEDMKKRIESVAELGRIPDDIREQHKGFLEWDTASSRRDHQTILQILIDGRDANAVDNEGQPLPTLVYLAREKRPQFHHHFKAGAMNAMIRVSSRISNSPVILNVDCDMYSSNSDSVRDALCFLMDEENDDEIGFVQFPQCFDNITKNDLYGSSLNVIMQVEIHGMDDNGGPGYIGTGCFHRRETLCGRKYKRGSKSESLRWDHRLRIQDSASVLEETCKPLASCGYEENTEWGKEMGLKYGCPVEDVLTGLAIHFRGWRSIYFNPERKGFLGVAPTALLQSLVQNKRWSEGDFQIFLSQYCPLVYGHGKXPLKLQLSYCVWLLWAPNCLASLYYVTIPSLCLLRGISLFPKILSQWSFPFIYLFMATSAYSAGEFIWCGGTLHGWWNDQRMWVYKRTTSYLFGFLDNILRLLGISKSAFVVTAKVADDDVSKRYEQELMEFGAPSPMFTILTTLAFLNALSFIGVLLKLAMHGQTLDQLAMQIVLCGLLICLNQPLYEGIFIRKDKAKMPSSVAYKSAVFALVLCSLAYV, encoded by the exons atggCGGAGAAGAGTAATCTTCCTCTCTTTGAAACAAAGGTTTTCAAGAACCGCTTAATCTTCAGGTTATACACCCTCTCAATCGTCATCAGCATCTGCTTCATCTTCTACTTTAGAATCCTTCACTTGCCGGACTCCAAAACAGCTGAGAAATTGGCCTGGCTTGGAGCCCTCTTCTCAGAGCTCTGGTTCACTTTTTACTGGTTCATCGGCATCGTCGTAAGATGGAACCCTTCGTATCGCCGTACCTTCAAGGACAGGCTTTCTCagag GTACGGCAATGTTTTGCCAGGAATAGATATATTTGTGTGTACGGCAGATCCTGTGATAGAGCCACCGACCATGGTGATTAACACCGTCTTATCAATTATGGCATACAATTATCCATCGGAGAAGATGAGCCTTTATCTTTCTGATGACGGTGGTTCAGACCTAACTTTCTACGCATTACTTGAGGCTTCTCGATTCTCCAAGGAATGGCTTCCCTTCTGTCGGAATTTTAATATTGAACCAAGATCGCCGGAGGCCTATTTTAGAAAGGCCGTTGAGCCTCTAAACAATTCTCTCGGGTCCAAGGAGTGGTCCTCCATGAaa AACTTATACGAGGACATGAAGAAACGCATCGAATCGGTAGCAGAGCTGGGACGGATTCCAGACGACATTCGGGAGCAACACAAAGGATTTCTCGAGTGGGACACTGCCTCGAGCCGGAGAGATCATCAAACAATTCTTCAA ATATTAATCGATGGGAGGGACGCCAATGCCGTCGACAATGAAGGACAGCCTCTCCCTACTCTGGTGTACTTGGCCAGAGAAAAGAGACCACAGTTCCACCACCATTTTAAAGCAGGAGCTATGAATGCTATG ATTAGAGTCTCCTCGAGGATCAGCAACTCGCCCGTCATCCTTAACGTGGACTGCGACATGTACTCGAGCAACTCAGACTCAGTGAGAGACGCGCTGTGCTTCTTGATGGATGAAGAGAATGACGATGAGATCGGTTTCGTACAGTTCCCGCAGTGCTTCGATAACATCACGAAGAATGACCTGTACGGCAGTTCCTTGAACGTAATAATGCAG GTGGAGATCCATGGAATGGACGATAATGGTGGACCTGGGTACATTGGCACCGGGTGCTTTCATCGGCGAGAGACACTGTGTGGGAGAAAGTATAAACGAGGAAGTAAAAGTGAGTCCTTGAGGTGGGATCACCGCCTGAGGATACAAGATAGTGCAAGTGTCCTAGAAGAAACGTGCAAACCACTAGCCAGCTGTGGTTATGAAGAGAACACTGAGTGGGGAAaggag ATGGGTCTAAAGTATGGCTGCCCAGTGGAAGATGTCCTTACCGGTTTAGCAATACACTTCAGAGGTTGGAGATCGATCTATTTTAACCCTgaaaggaaaggctttctagGAGTTGCGCCCACAGCATTGTTGCAGTCTCTAGTTCAAAATAAGAGATGGTCTGAAGGTGATTTTCAAATCTTCCTATCACAGTACTGTCCCCTGGTGTATGGACATGGAA TCCCCCTGAAGCTCCAACTTTCATATTGTGTCTGGCTGCTATGGGCGCCAAATTGCCTGGCTTCTCTGTACTATGTGACTATTCCATCTCTCTGTCTTCTCAGAGGCATCTCCTTGTTCCCCAAG ATATTAAGTCAGTGGAGCTTCCCATTCATCTACCTCTTTATGGCGACTAGTGCATACAGTGCCGGAGAATTCATATGGTGTGGAGGCACTCTTCATGGCTGGTGGAATGACCAGAGAATGTGGGTCTATAAGAGAACAACTTCCTACCTCTTTGGCTTCTTGGACAACATTTTGAGACTGCTGGGTATTTCCAAGTCTGCCTTCGTCGTCACTGCAAAAGTGGCAGATGATGATGTATCCAAGAGGTACGAACAAGAGCTTATGGAGTTTGGTGCACCCTCTCCTATGTTCACAATCCTAACAACCCTTGCTTTCCTCAATGCGTTAAGCTTCATTGGAGTTTTACTGAAGTTAGCAATGCATGGTCAGACTCTAGACCAGTTGGCTATGCAGATCGTATTGTGCGGTTTGCTAATCTGTCTCAACCAGCCTCTATATGAAGGGATTTTCATACGGAAAGACAAGGCAAAAATGCCCTCCTCGGTGGCATATAAATCTGCAGTCTTTGCTCTAGTACTCTGTTCTTTAGCCTATGTATAA